One genomic region from Pseudomonas sp. R5-89-07 encodes:
- a CDS encoding LysR family transcriptional regulator: MLSAELKAFFMVARLGSITQAAKKLGLSQPTVTTQIRNLESQYGVELFYRGGRRLTVSDEGARLLPMVKTLLQQEADIEFFLRNNGQVQGALRIAATAPYYILDLVKAFRERLPQVEVSVEIGNSQQVLEALDDYRVDVAASSQLLEDTRLVRRVLGTDPLVLAVHRNHPLAKLDHVPLTALAGHTLLMREAGSTTRRLTEEMLQGAGVSYGPLLEIGSRESIREAVLRNIGISIIARQEVPHDPQLRVLTLENAPQIPEYLYCLKERKAARLPAAFLGLAQEMSPI; this comes from the coding sequence GTGCTGAGTGCTGAGCTGAAGGCGTTTTTCATGGTTGCCCGCCTGGGCAGCATTACCCAGGCGGCGAAGAAACTCGGCCTGAGCCAGCCTACGGTCACCACCCAGATCCGCAACCTGGAAAGCCAATACGGCGTTGAACTGTTCTACCGTGGCGGCCGCCGCCTCACCGTCAGCGATGAAGGCGCGCGGCTGTTGCCGATGGTCAAGACGCTGCTGCAGCAGGAAGCGGATATCGAGTTTTTCCTGCGCAACAACGGGCAGGTCCAAGGCGCCTTGCGGATTGCCGCCACCGCGCCGTATTACATCCTGGATCTGGTCAAAGCCTTTCGCGAACGCCTGCCGCAGGTGGAGGTGTCGGTGGAAATCGGCAATTCCCAGCAGGTGCTCGAAGCGCTGGACGACTACCGCGTCGACGTCGCCGCCTCGTCGCAATTGCTGGAAGACACCCGTCTGGTCCGCCGCGTGCTGGGCACTGATCCTCTGGTGCTGGCGGTGCATCGCAACCATCCACTGGCCAAGCTCGACCATGTGCCGTTGACGGCGCTGGCCGGGCACACGCTGTTGATGCGTGAAGCGGGCTCCACCACCCGCCGGCTGACGGAAGAGATGCTGCAGGGCGCGGGCGTCAGTTATGGGCCGCTGCTGGAGATTGGCAGTCGTGAGTCGATCCGCGAGGCGGTGCTGCGTAATATCGGCATCAGCATCATTGCGCGCCAGGAGGTGCCCCATGATCCGCAGTTGCGGGTGCTGACCCTCGAGAACGCGCCGCAGATTCCGGAGTACCTGTACTGCCTCAAAGAGCGAAAAGCCGCACGCCTGCCGGCGGCGTTTCTGGGGCTGGCGCAGGAAATGTCGCCCATCTAG
- a CDS encoding heavy metal translocating P-type ATPase, which produces MSDSLHTPHKHDHDHGEHKLKPVHDHGGACCSGTPAPATVKLSEAPTAGSRLSTFRIEAMDCPTEQTLIQNKLGKLAGVQQLEFNLINRILGVTHDLPSTAPIIEAIKSIGMQADPIEEGAPAAAPPAKKHWWPLAVSGVGALGAEVLHFSGVAPTWVIALVALVSILSGGLTTYKKGWIALKNLNLNINALMSIAVTGAVLIGQWPEAAMVMFLFTVAELIEAKSLDRARNAISGLMQMTPEQATVRQADGSWSEQEVKSIDLGAIVRVKPGERIGLDGEVTAGQSTIDQAPITGESLPIEKTVGDKVFAGTINQAGSLEYKVTAAANNSTLARIIHAVEQAQGARAPTQRFVDSFSKVYTPAVFVFALGVALIPPLFMAGVWFDWIYRALVLLVVACPCALVISTPVTIVSGLAAAARKGILIKGGVYLEGGYKLDYLALDKTGTITHGKPVQTDYLPLFATVQDSAPALAASLAGRSDHPVSLAIANAAADKNLPSHVVDNFAALAGRGVRGDINGETYHLGNHRLVEDLGLCSPALEEKLFALEKQGKSVVLLLDKSGPLALFAVADTVKDSSREAIQQLHDLGVKTLMLTGDNTHTAQAIAAQVGIDQAQGDLLPTDKLQAIETLYGQGRRVGMVGDGINDAPALARAEIGFAMAAAGTDTAIETADVALMDDDLRKIPAFIRLSRQTSSILKQNIALALVIKAIFLAVTFLGMATMWMAVFADMGVSLLVVFNGLRLLRK; this is translated from the coding sequence ATGAGCGATTCCCTCCACACCCCGCACAAGCACGACCACGATCACGGCGAGCACAAGCTCAAACCGGTGCATGACCATGGCGGCGCCTGCTGCTCCGGCACCCCGGCGCCGGCAACGGTAAAGCTGAGCGAGGCCCCCACCGCCGGTTCGCGCCTGAGCACCTTTCGCATCGAAGCGATGGATTGCCCCACCGAACAGACGCTGATCCAGAACAAGCTGGGCAAGCTCGCCGGGGTGCAGCAGCTGGAATTCAACCTGATCAACCGCATCCTCGGCGTCACCCATGACTTGCCGAGCACGGCGCCGATCATCGAGGCGATCAAATCCATCGGCATGCAGGCCGACCCCATCGAAGAAGGCGCCCCCGCCGCCGCGCCGCCCGCCAAGAAGCATTGGTGGCCGCTGGCCGTGTCGGGCGTGGGTGCGTTGGGCGCCGAAGTCCTGCATTTCAGCGGCGTGGCACCGACCTGGGTGATCGCCCTGGTGGCGCTGGTGTCGATCCTCAGCGGCGGCCTCACCACCTACAAAAAGGGCTGGATTGCCCTGAAAAACCTGAACCTGAACATCAACGCGCTGATGAGCATCGCGGTGACCGGCGCCGTGCTGATTGGCCAATGGCCGGAAGCGGCGATGGTGATGTTTCTGTTTACTGTGGCCGAGCTGATCGAAGCCAAGTCCCTGGACCGGGCGCGCAATGCCATCAGCGGCCTGATGCAAATGACCCCGGAGCAGGCCACGGTGCGGCAGGCCGATGGTTCCTGGTCGGAACAGGAAGTTAAAAGTATCGATCTGGGCGCCATCGTGCGGGTAAAACCCGGCGAGCGCATCGGCCTGGACGGCGAAGTCACAGCTGGGCAATCCACCATCGACCAGGCGCCGATCACCGGTGAAAGCCTGCCGATCGAAAAGACCGTGGGCGATAAAGTCTTCGCCGGTACGATCAATCAGGCCGGTTCCCTGGAATACAAGGTGACGGCTGCGGCCAACAATTCCACCCTGGCACGGATCATCCATGCGGTGGAGCAGGCCCAGGGCGCCCGGGCACCGACCCAGCGTTTTGTCGACAGCTTCTCCAAGGTCTATACGCCCGCTGTGTTTGTGTTTGCCCTGGGCGTGGCGCTCATACCGCCGTTGTTCATGGCAGGGGTCTGGTTCGACTGGATCTACCGCGCCCTGGTGTTGCTGGTGGTGGCCTGCCCGTGCGCCCTGGTGATTTCCACCCCGGTGACCATTGTCAGCGGCCTCGCGGCGGCGGCGCGCAAGGGCATTTTGATCAAGGGCGGCGTGTACTTGGAGGGCGGTTACAAGCTGGACTACCTCGCCCTGGACAAGACCGGCACCATCACCCACGGCAAGCCGGTGCAAACCGACTACTTGCCGCTGTTCGCCACCGTGCAGGACAGCGCGCCGGCCCTGGCGGCGAGCTTGGCGGGCCGCTCCGACCACCCGGTGTCCCTGGCAATCGCCAACGCGGCGGCGGATAAAAACCTGCCGTCCCACGTTGTGGATAACTTCGCGGCGTTGGCCGGTCGTGGTGTGCGCGGTGACATAAACGGCGAAACCTACCACCTGGGCAACCACCGTCTGGTGGAAGACCTGGGGCTGTGCTCGCCTGCGCTGGAAGAAAAACTCTTCGCCCTGGAAAAGCAGGGCAAGTCCGTGGTGTTGCTGCTGGACAAGTCGGGCCCGCTGGCACTGTTCGCGGTGGCTGACACCGTCAAGGACAGCAGCCGCGAAGCCATCCAGCAACTGCATGACCTGGGCGTCAAGACCCTGATGCTTACCGGCGACAACACCCACACCGCCCAGGCGATTGCCGCTCAGGTCGGTATCGACCAGGCCCAGGGTGACTTGCTGCCCACCGATAAACTGCAAGCGATCGAAACGCTCTACGGCCAAGGCCGCCGCGTCGGCATGGTCGGCGACGGCATCAACGACGCCCCGGCCCTGGCTCGCGCCGAAATCGGCTTTGCCATGGCCGCGGCAGGCACCGACACCGCCATCGAAACCGCCGACGTGGCGCTGATGGACGATGACCTGCGCAAGATTCCGGCATTCATTCGGCTCTCCAGGCAAACGTCGAGTATCCTCAAGCAGAACATCGCCCTGGCGCTGGTGATCAAGGCCATCTTCCTGGCTGTCACCTTCCTGGGCATGGCGACCATGTGGATGGCGGTGTTCGCTGACATGGGCGTCAGCCTGCTGGTGGTGTTCAATGGCCTGCGCCTGTTGCGCAAATAG
- the cadR gene encoding Cd(II)/Pb(II)-responsive transcriptional regulator — protein sequence MKIGELAKLTDCPVETIRYYEKEGLLPPPARTDGNYRVYTQVHTERLIFIRNCRSLDMTLEEIRSLLSLRDSPQDQCESVNALIDEHIHHVKARIDGLLGLQAQLLDLRQRCGGGEQCGILQRLEVSGSVQASEAQPSHVGRSHGH from the coding sequence ATGAAGATCGGCGAACTGGCCAAACTGACCGACTGCCCCGTGGAAACCATCCGCTATTACGAGAAGGAAGGCCTGCTGCCACCCCCGGCGCGCACCGATGGCAACTATCGGGTGTACACCCAGGTGCACACCGAGCGGCTGATCTTTATCCGCAACTGCCGCAGCCTGGACATGACCCTGGAAGAAATCCGCAGCCTGCTCAGCCTGCGTGACAGCCCCCAGGACCAATGCGAAAGCGTGAATGCGTTGATCGACGAGCATATCCACCACGTGAAAGCGCGCATCGATGGGCTGCTGGGGTTGCAGGCGCAATTGCTGGACTTGCGACAGCGCTGTGGCGGTGGGGAGCAGTGCGGGATCTTGCAGCGGCTGGAAGTCAGCGGGAGTGTGCAGGCCAGCGAGGCGCAGCCCTCACACGTAGGCAGAAGCCACGGGCATTAA
- a CDS encoding thymidylate synthase, with amino-acid sequence MKQYLELLHDVVTNGLTKGDRTGTGTKAVFARQYRHNLADGFPLLTTKKLHFKSIANELIWMLSGNTNIKWLNENGVRIWDEWATEDGDLGPVYGEQWTAWPTKDGGKINQIDYMVETLKTNPNSRRILFHGWNVEYLPDETKSPQENARNGKQALPPCHLLYQAFVHDGHLSMQLYIRSSDVFLGLPYNTAALALLTHMLAQQCDLIPHEIIVTTGDTHAYSNHMEQIQTQLARTPKKLPELVIKRKPASIYDYKFEDFEIVGYDADPSIKADVAI; translated from the coding sequence ATGAAGCAATACCTCGAACTCCTGCACGACGTCGTGACCAATGGCCTGACCAAGGGCGATCGTACCGGCACCGGCACCAAGGCCGTGTTCGCCCGCCAGTATCGGCACAACCTGGCCGACGGCTTCCCGCTGCTGACCACCAAGAAGCTGCATTTCAAAAGCATCGCCAATGAGCTGATCTGGATGTTGAGCGGCAACACCAACATCAAGTGGCTCAACGAAAACGGCGTGCGCATCTGGGATGAATGGGCCACCGAAGACGGCGACCTGGGCCCGGTGTACGGCGAACAGTGGACCGCCTGGCCGACCAAGGACGGCGGCAAGATCAACCAGATCGACTACATGGTCGAGACGTTGAAGACCAACCCCAACAGCCGCCGCATCCTGTTCCACGGCTGGAACGTCGAATACCTGCCGGACGAAACCAAGAGCCCCCAGGAAAACGCGCGCAACGGCAAGCAGGCCTTGCCACCGTGCCACCTGTTGTACCAGGCCTTCGTGCACGATGGTCACCTGTCGATGCAGTTATACATCCGCAGCTCCGATGTGTTCCTCGGCCTGCCCTACAACACCGCCGCCCTGGCGTTGCTCACCCATATGCTGGCGCAGCAATGCGACCTGATCCCTCACGAGATCATCGTCACCACCGGTGACACTCACGCCTACAGCAACCACATGGAACAGATCCAGACCCAGCTGGCGCGCACGCCGAAGAAGCTGCCGGAGCTGGTGATCAAGCGCAAGCCGGCGTCGATCTACGACTATAAGTTCGAAGACTTCGAAATCGTGGGCTACGACGCAGACCCAAGCATCAAGGCCGACGTCGCGATCTGA
- the lgt gene encoding prolipoprotein diacylglyceryl transferase — protein sequence MLPYPQIDPVALAVGPLKIHWYGLMYLIGIGGAWLLASRRLNRFDPTWTKEKLSDMVFWMSMGVIVGGRLGYVLFYDLPAYIANPTLIFEVWKGGMAFHGGFVGVMIAAWWFGRRNGKSFFQLMDFVAPFVPIGLGAGRIGNFINAELWGKPTDVPWAMVFPPFSDPAQLPRHPSQLYQFALEGVALFLILYLFSRKPRPTMAVSGMFALFYGIFRFIVEFVRVPDAQLGYLAWGWLTMGQVLSIPMILAGLGLLWWAYNRPQPLKNATL from the coding sequence ATGCTGCCTTACCCGCAGATCGACCCGGTGGCCCTGGCCGTCGGTCCGCTGAAAATCCATTGGTACGGGTTGATGTACCTGATCGGCATCGGCGGTGCCTGGCTGCTGGCTTCCCGGCGCCTGAATCGTTTCGACCCGACTTGGACCAAGGAGAAGCTCTCCGACATGGTGTTCTGGATGTCGATGGGGGTGATCGTCGGTGGACGCCTGGGGTATGTGCTGTTTTACGATCTGCCGGCGTATATCGCCAACCCGACGCTGATCTTCGAGGTGTGGAAGGGCGGCATGGCGTTCCACGGCGGCTTTGTCGGCGTGATGATTGCCGCCTGGTGGTTCGGCCGGCGCAACGGCAAGTCGTTCTTCCAGTTGATGGACTTCGTCGCCCCGTTCGTGCCCATCGGCCTGGGCGCCGGGCGCATCGGTAACTTCATCAACGCTGAATTGTGGGGCAAGCCCACTGACGTGCCGTGGGCCATGGTGTTCCCGCCGTTCAGCGACCCGGCGCAGCTGCCGCGCCATCCGTCGCAGCTGTACCAGTTCGCCCTGGAAGGTGTGGCATTGTTCCTCATCCTTTATCTGTTCTCGCGCAAACCACGGCCGACCATGGCGGTGTCCGGGATGTTCGCGCTGTTCTACGGCATCTTCCGCTTCATCGTCGAGTTCGTGCGGGTGCCGGATGCGCAGCTGGGCTACCTGGCGTGGGGCTGGCTGACCATGGGGCAGGTCCTCAGCATCCCGATGATCCTGGCGGGCCTGGGCCTGTTGTGGTGGGCATACAACCGTCCGCAACCGCTGAAGAACGCCACGCTTTAA
- a CDS encoding NRDE family protein produces MCLIVFAWRPGHAQPLIVAANRDEFYARPSLPLAQWPDAPQVYAGRDQEAGGTWLGVNADGRFAALTNIRDPHQPPSRKSRGELVARFLSGSLPIDEYLADVNGRSIEYAGFNLLVGTPDELWHYNANETAPTRLKPGVYGLSNAGLDTPWPKLLKAKAALAEILDDPQPQALLGMLNDPQTAPFAELPDTGVGLATESLLSSVFIASPSYGTRASTALIVNADGTRRMVERSFGPQGGRLGEVELNL; encoded by the coding sequence ATGTGCCTGATTGTCTTTGCCTGGCGGCCGGGCCATGCCCAACCGCTGATCGTCGCGGCCAACCGCGATGAGTTCTACGCCCGGCCCAGCCTGCCGCTGGCTCAGTGGCCGGATGCGCCGCAGGTCTACGCGGGCCGCGATCAGGAAGCGGGCGGCACCTGGCTTGGGGTTAACGCCGATGGACGTTTTGCCGCGCTGACCAACATCCGCGACCCGCACCAGCCACCGTCACGCAAGTCCCGTGGCGAGCTGGTGGCGCGCTTTCTCAGTGGTTCGCTGCCGATTGACGAATATCTGGCGGACGTTAACGGACGTTCGATTGAATATGCCGGGTTTAACCTGTTAGTGGGCACGCCGGACGAGCTTTGGCATTACAACGCCAACGAGACCGCGCCGACGCGGTTGAAGCCGGGTGTCTATGGCTTGTCCAATGCCGGGCTGGATACGCCGTGGCCGAAGTTGCTCAAGGCCAAAGCGGCACTGGCTGAAATCCTCGACGATCCGCAGCCGCAAGCGTTGCTGGGGATGTTGAATGACCCGCAGACCGCACCGTTCGCTGAACTGCCGGACACCGGCGTCGGCCTGGCGACCGAGAGTTTGCTGTCGAGTGTGTTTATCGCCAGCCCCAGTTACGGAACGCGGGCGAGCACGGCGTTAATCGTCAATGCCGACGGCACGCGGCGGATGGTGGAGCGCAGTTTCGGCCCGCAGGGTGGCAGGCTGGGCGAGGTCGAACTCAATCTCTAA